In Lasioglossum baleicum unplaced genomic scaffold, iyLasBale1 scaffold2567, whole genome shotgun sequence, the DNA window TGTTTCGAATTAtacatgtacatgtatatacagATAAATCATAACTTAAAGACTATCTTCTCATGTAATCTACTTTCGATTGAAAACGTGTATTTATTAGTTTGCATGAAGAAGAATTATATAGCATGATAGAATTAAGCATAAACAACGTGGTAAACGTCAttcatgaaatacaaaattatattattactattgagaaaaatatttggtagtattataaaataataactaaggttaataaattattttctaattctCAATGACatctaaaatatttaaaaatattttaacaaattgtgtattatttattttaaaaagataatattttttatttaatataaataattatatttatttatcatttCAGTATAGAGAAATAACCTCAACTAAACACTCATTAAAATTATGTGTAAGTATATTAttagtgtatataatatatttttaataaacttcaaacaattattcaatattatagtCAGATATAAGAAAGCACTTATAAGAACAATAAATACTTTTATATGACAAATTCTCTTTaatgacaaatttttcagaGATTCAGTTATGGATGCAtcaaagaatatatttatatgtcgTTTGTGTGGTGTAAATCTTGcagatggaaaatataaaagtatCTTTGAAGGATCAACAGatttaatacataaaataaaagaaacattaccaatttcagtatgttaatatacatataacagaAGTTAAAGTATCAATTTCTttctgaaatttaaatattttatttatatcaaaTGACTCCTAAAGTATTTTGACAATTCAGCTGTTTAAAGATCACATGAAAAAAATATGaagaatttatttttgttaatatttaattttgatattatttgGTAACTAAAAAGGAATATTTTATGATATGGTTAAAAAGAggcataatttttaaatataagcCTCTTAAAAATAAGTGGTAAATcagcaatattttataaaaaggtAATGATGTAACTAATCTTATGACAATCAATTTTTTTGAGACATGCTAGAagatggaaaaaatgcatatttgattcaaaaataaaatggaCAAACATTTTATATGGGATTTCTTAATGGgtattttgaatttgaaaactTCTACTACATAATAAAGAGATAAGAAATATGATCTACCATGTTTTTTCTTGTGGTCTTTGTTTTGTATAtaatctttatatatatatatatgtatatatataaaacaagatatttatattttatataaatgtattattatataaaaggattttaaattaatattaatttaaataatttttgcagATATCTATCGATGATAATGGTTCAAAGTATGTATGCTTGCCATGTtatgataaaatcattttttattacaaatttaTTCAAGAGGTATTGGAATATTCTAAGAGATTAGAAAATGCATCACAAATAAAATCTTTCTTTGATCTGTCTAAAGAAATAACAGACTTTTCACAAATTCATAGTGATGCTGTATATACATGTCCAAATTGTAATGtagatttaatgattttattagTCAGTAATTCTCAAGGCTGTGATTATACCTTCCAAATCTCATTAGCAATGATAAATCActctgaaaaaaaacatattataAAAGAGAAAAATATAGTACATAATAATAATGCTAAAAATAACGTACATTTAAAATATGGAAATAAAACAACAATTACAGAAGACATTGAAAATATACCTAATCAAGTAAGTCTGACATTACCTGTCTTGCAAGAAGAGAATTTAAATTGTATTGATGTATTATCTGAAAAACAAAACTCAGAAATTGGACtagagaaaaaattaaaaagagagCTTAAGGAATTAAATTCTTatgattcttctgttcatttatcaaaagtttcaaaaattgaagagaCACCATATGTATCTAATGAGAATTTGCTGAACTATAACTATGATTCTGCAGATCCATTAGTGAAAAATGAGCCTGAAAGTGATAATACATATTGGTTAGATAGTGAGACTGATTATAAAAGTGAGAAAGATACATATATAACCAAATCACAAGATATGCTTGGAAAAGATAATGCACAAGATGAAAATGATATGTATAAATCTTGTTTGAAGTATATATGTAAACTATGTGGAGCACGTTATCTTTCACATTTGAAATACGAATTTCACATGGAAAGACACAaattagataaaatagataagtaTGAATGTACATTATGTGATAAAGAAACAAGTACTGAAAATTTATTATGGGATCATTATTTTCACACACATAAAAGTTTACAACGTTATATTTGTGTAGAATGtggaaaattatttacaaaaagatCCAGATTAAATGGACAtcaaaaaaattacaaacattCTGGTGTAAAACAAATTCAAGTTGGTACTAGCGAAGATACTATTAGTGATGATATTATACAAAAGGCAATAGCAACAACAAAACAGGAAAAAGTATCTATAAACTGTAATCTTTGTGGTAAACTGATCTCAGACTTGGATCCAGATGCTATTAATGATTTAGTTACATGTGCTACCTGTGAAGACTCTACACTTTCTTTAATGATAGATGGAAATGAAACAAAAGTTATCTCTCCACGTCAATATCATTGCTCTAAATGTCCTAAACATTTTGTACGAAAAGAAAGACTAGAGTTTCATGAAATGAGACATAATGAAAATATGAATGAATTTATTTGTAGTACTTGTGGAAAAGATTTTAGAGCAGAAAATTCTTTATATGAACATTATCTTTTCGTTCATAAAGGAGCAAGACCTCACATTTGTGAATTATGTGGTAAGTCTTTTCAGTTGAAAGCTAGATTGAAAGAACATCATCGAATTCATACAGGTGAAAGACCATATCAATGTGACATCTGTGGTCAACGATGTAGGACTACAAATGCTTTAAAACTTCATAGAAAAATTCACTTTTCTTATAATAGGTATACttgtaatatatgcaataaatcatTTAGTAAAAAACAGAATATGAATGAACATTTAGAGAAACATTGGAAAAATGACAAAAGTGTAACATTACCACAATTATTTACATGCCCAATTTGTGTGGAAGATTTTCCAACATATCGTATGTTGAAATACCATATGATAGAAGTTCATGAAATAAATAATCAGGATCCAATTTTGACAAAACAAAAACCATGGTATGAATGTGGAGAGTGTCATGAAAAATTTAAGCATCAAATGTCGTTAAAAGCACACAAGGAAAGAGTACATGAAGGGAGAGTAGATCCTATTTATCAGTGTGACATATGTAATGCTACATACAGAGTAAAACAACTTTTAGTAAATCACATTAAAAGTAAACATAATGGTGAGAGACGTTATAAATGTGCACAATGTGAAAAGGATTTAATGATACTAAATCTTTATATAATCATGTATTATTACATACTGGTAAAAAACCGTTTGTCTGTGAATATTGTAATATGAGTTTTAGAAGAAAAGATTCCAGAGATCATCACCGTAGGAAACATACTGGTGAACAACCTTATCAGTGTCCAGATTGTGGTGAATCATTTTCTACTTATAATAATCGATCCAAACATCGAAAACGAGAACATGGTGAAGGTGATCCTGAATGTCCTGAATGTGGTGAAAAATGTAGTAATCAACaagaaattagaatacatttaaataaacaTCTAGgagaaaagttaaaaaaattacaaaacataAAATCTGAAGAGATATAGCTTATATAtcagacaatttttaaacaaatgctgtggaacctcgattatgcaactgattatttaaattaaaatgcatTAATTAATTGTAATGTAGACAAATCTTATTTATTATaagttatatttatttacaaagatttatttattataaatattttacacaTAAGTTTTTTATTATGTCATCCTTTTGGATACCTGTCTGATTAATTAATCAAAGGATATAATCTGAAATTAGAAAAGTATtgtaatagacattttaatTTTTGACAGTTTCATTATGATTTcatcaaattattttaaattaatcattttttatttagaaacAGAGATTCCTTTATtggtttttaataaaaattagatattgttcttcaataatattttaaaatatttctttgtatattatttcatagaataaatatatttatattatataactgaataataaataataagttGATGTTTTATTAAACAAACTCTTTcttgtattaaatattttaatgtgAAAGTTGATTAGTTTTTTGTATAGAACTTTACATGTAACtgtttttatttaaagaaataatttttgtattatGTTACTAAAAATACCTATCAACTTTTATACAGACCTTTTTCaatcaaatttaaataattttatatgtataactttcattttcatttttcttcaaTGTACTCTTTTTCGTAAAATATTTGCTGTAATATACAGCAGatagaaaaaatttattcataatTCTTTAATgacttaataaaaataaattaatttttcaataatttcaattcAGTAATACAGTAGTATTTAAGTAGTTTTATTTAATTGTTTTGTTTATGAACATAATGATatgttattataattttctttaaaatcaAGTCTTCattatgtatataatattttgTAAGATAATTAGATGTAAATTAAAAACGATATACTGTAACTTGTTGCAAACATAGTACCTGAAACTATATATAAATGTATTGAGGAATAAATTTCAATCTTTGAAAATAAATCATTGTTGAAACTTTAAATGctgaatataaaaaaattataaaatgaagaaatttcAATTATTCAAGGTTTTACTCTAAATAAAGAAAGATTATATATGTATTTGTCAAATTATTCTTTTATTGATGGATATTGATAATTCAAAAAAATTACGTATGTTCTGATTTGAAAACATCTACAAAAGTTAAAAAtacttaataaattattttatatattattttataataattattgtataataaataaattttagagTCTTTTTCTTATGTACAAGATATTATAGATATAAAACATACCCTGCTTATTTTAACAGAACTATGTATTACATATTGCATATGAGGAAAAGCTTTTATGAGTACAAATATTATGTGAATAAAACATTCAAAATTGTAGCAAAATAAACTTTATTGTGCATTTTGCTATGACACATTTTCTTAGTTTTGTTATGGCCACATATTTGTAATACTAATGTATCTTCAAATtggcaaatattattttataacagaGTAATTATAATACATTACATTTAATACATTTACGATATAGAATtatgtaatttattatatatatgcaAGTGTTTagatatatcatatataaaatatataattattttcaattattatgtacaaattgttaaaaaagtttgtaataaaaagaataagtaattatatttattattttataatgatatatttcttaattaattttatttacaatgAGTGATAAGGAACATTTTTTTACTTTTGAAAAAATgagtataataattttatttgaaatattgatttaaaatgatatagctttttataaattacaaaatttttactcttgtattacaaaaattaaagtactttttaaatgtttatttctatatttctatctattataaatttcttaaatatttatatttattaatttttataatgtctATATTTATTGTAATAAGATAGAGTATGTCGAAATCCATGAGTTTCGATAAAATTAATGTGATCATTTTTTTTTGAAGCAATAAGAAGAAACGCATACTAATTCTTAACAGTAATGTGTGCGCGTTGTTCTCATATGTAGATACAGTCAAGGTACACGTGCAGCTGGGACAAATGTCAAAATTTAAATGGTTGCGCCTCTGCGTCCGACGCGGCGCTGTCTTGCAAAAATCAGGTGGTCGCATTTACCAGCTGTGTTACTTTATACTTGCAATCGCACATAATAAAACTTAACTTTTCGATGTAGGAAAATCAGTATTTTCAGTAAATGTAAAAGGATTATACTTTATATTTTCTGTTGCTTGTAAACATCATtcaaattttcttaattttttggaaaatcaacaaaaataacaCATGGGGAACTACTTTTACGCGGAGTAATATCAGAAACCGTTCGAGCGAGTCAATATTTATCCTGCTCTTTTATTGTAATCATAATTTATTTTGCTTGAGAAATATATTGAAAAGAAAGTACATAAATTTTAGAAAgtctataatatgaaattttttgaaagtcTGCATTTTCTAAACGACTATCCATCAAAACAATTTTTGCGGAGGAATAATGTCGTGCTACGATCGCACAGACGCAAGCCAGCTTCGTTCATTGGCTGAAGGAAGCGAGCGATTCACACGTATGCAACACATGCTCTTTTCCGCAAATATATATTCACTAACACTGACCTAAAATTTTCGTACAAGATTCAGGAATGTATCTATTACATAAGATACCCctcttaaatttaaaaaatatttttttggttttagtaatttattgttttaaattatattttcaaaTGTCCATATTTTATTACAATACTTTTGTACAAAATAACGATAAGTTTttatccaaagaaaattaattttcctacCTTCGTTTTTCTTTAACTTTTACTAAAATACATGAAATCTAAATTTACTATTGTACCATagaatataaattgtatatttataaactaattaattgttatatttttctaatcatAATTTAAGTAGCGTatgattaattatttataataaaatgaaatgataTTTTCATAAGATTGATGGAattgtaataattgtaaaaataataaacataATATCTCAAAGTTTTAGTAATTAAGATGTTATCAAAACTCATATGCGACTGCACAAATTgcactttttaatgaaaaatataataggGAGTTCAGCAGTAGTGTAATCGAGAACAAGCAAGATAAATACGATCCTGGTTGCTCAGCACAAGTAGGGGTGAAGGGAGAGGCAGGTTCGCACACACACCGGCGCAGAACGAAGAGCGAATTCACTCGCCGGCTCTCAACAAGAACGCGTCGACATATACACCGTGCTTGAACGTACTGAGGTGATATATTTGTTATTTATCCTACGGTCGAAGGCGAGTCAATCGTGAAAATGGCCGGGGAAAAGCGTACTCAGGACCAAGAGGAAACCTTATTGTCGAAACGGTGATCTTAGTTGACATCGAAGGCACCACGACGAGCATAAGCTTCGTGAAGGTAACAAAGACCATGGCCGTGAGGCAGAACGCGCCCTACGGTTCTCGCATTTCACCGGTTTTCCGTCACATTCTCTGACAATACTTAATGATCGTAATTCTCCACACAGGGAGTTTCGTACAGAGAAATTTCTAAACGCTATCATAGatattttatcttgagaaaaatttgtgaattaTACTTTCGCGCGTATTGTGTGTGTTCTCTTAGCATTACTATGCCGGCTGAAATCCAGTTTCAGGTTCCCTGTTCGTGAGACAGCGAGTTTCATGGAAGGCAATAGATTCTGTTTCGCCTAATATAAAGCgaatgaaatatattatttatatcatGCCGAACTTTCTACTTATAACTTTAGGATTGTACAATGTTTACTCGTTAATGTTTTTTGCGCAATTTTAGAATTGTTGTTTAAGACGTAATGAAAACAAACTACACGAGTATTTCAAAAATTCCACTTATTCATAAAAACGTAAAATGCTGAGTTATAAGATATTGTTTTGCAACATTATTGCAcatacgatttttcaaaataacgGAAACCGTAACGGCGCATCGCACTGTTAATTCGATCGGCGAAGAACACACTACATTCACGTTTACCTTCCTTTCAGGACACACTTTTTCCTTACGTTCGagagaatttaaagaaatacattgaAACTAAATGGGAGGATGAAGAATTCAAgcaagattttgaaaaattgaaggagCAGGTAAACATTGCAGACAATTGAATATAAACACAGATattgtatataaaaatattttttttttatttattaatattaaaacggaTTGAAATATATTGGAAATAATATGAAGTATTATAATATCTGAAAAAATGGTATTTTTTGTTTatagtaaatataataattttttatttattttttaaacgtttccattttgttaaaattataattctatAGAATAAATTCAGTGTTGTAATTTTTAATAAGGAGTGACCAATAGCATGACAGGTAAGAGGCAGCTGCTTAGTTGCTAGACATTGACCTGGGAATATTCTTTGTCCCAAAAGTGTGCTCTCATCTGTaagattttgaaattaaaattaaatatatttctaatttcatatttattgttacatgttatttatatttttatttaaaacaattcaTTGAAAATTCATATCTTTATTATTACTTTTTGTTATTACAGTATCATTTAACACAtttcattttccaatttttgttaatttttacattattggGTTTTACTTTTTGTTGCTTTACATTACTTAAAGCTTTAAAagttgtaaatttattataatgtcATCTCATATatttgaaacataaatataagtaATTTCACGAAAAAAGttgaaacagaaataaaattacaaatgaaattaaaaaagaatgtaAATCAAgaagattattttttaattatagttttataaatttataaaaatgcttctgtttttaaagatatgagatatttattatatattattatttaattaaagtgAAGCTTATAATTATTTGATAATTTCATCATAGGCAAAAAAAgatgaagaaaataaaattgatggtTTTGTACCAATTACTGGTGCTAAtgtagaagaagaaagagagtcacttgtaaaaaatatattatggcAAATGGATTGCGATCGAAAAACAGGTGCATTGAAACAATTACAAGGACACGTGTGGCGTGAAGCTTATAAGTCTGGAGCAGTTAAAGCACAGTGAGTTTCTTATAACCTTTTTCtcttacaatttattaaaatgatttttgggttcaagaaattaaacgtttgaaattaatttaatattagtgGTATGTTTTCAGTAGTATACTTATAAAAATTTATCTGTAAGTGCACTGTACATATCTCTCAATACATCTTCGAATTTACTATTggcttttatatattaattaatgtaaaaaaaacttatatttttaaaaagtagTACAAAAATACAGTTGTATACTATACACACCATATGCAGTGAGGTGAATATGTTGTGTAAGGGCTCACTTCAGTTTGataaaaatatgattatatCAGTACAATTCTGATAAACTATTTATAATATAAGAAATAACTAAAAATAATCAAAAGAATGATAAGTAAATTATTTATGTAGTGTTTATGAAGATGTACCAAAAGCACTAGAATCATGGACGAGTGATGGTAAAAAAGTCTATGTTTATTCAAGTGGTAGTGTCGAAGCACAAAAACTTCTATTTGGACATTCTGTACATGGTGATTTACTTAaggtattttgttatattttatttatgattgattattgtatttataaatatatggcgattaaatataaacaattcttttattttgtatttgtttatattgtttatatgaaatataacaatatactaTTGTTTTAGCATTTCAGTGGTTATTTTGATACTGAAATAGGTGCAAAACAAGAATCAAGtagttataaaaatatattaagtaAAATTGGAACTGAATCATCAAATGTAATTTTCTTAACTGATGTTGTTAAAGGTTAGTAATTAATCATTTCATCATATTTTAGTATTTAgaaaacaataatatttttgaattaacattatttcttattttcaattttccataATAGAAGCTGCTGCTGCAAAAGAAGCAGGCTTATCAACAGTTATAGTACTACGTGAAGGCAATACTCCTCTTACAGATGAAGAAAGAGTGACATACACAACTATTAAGTCATTTTTAGATTTAACATTTCAAACTTCTACAAA includes these proteins:
- the LOC143221520 gene encoding LOW QUALITY PROTEIN: uncharacterized protein LOC143221520 (The sequence of the model RefSeq protein was modified relative to this genomic sequence to represent the inferred CDS: inserted 1 base in 1 codon), whose protein sequence is MDASKNIFICRLCGVNLADGKYKSIFEGSTDLIHKIKETLPISISIDDNGSKYVCLPCYDKIIFYYKFIQEVLEYSKRLENASQIKSFFDLSKEITDFSQIHSDAVYTCPNCNVDLMILLVSNSQGCDYTFQISLAMINHSEKKHIIKEKNIVHNNNAKNNVHLKYGNKTTITEDIENIPNQVSLTLPVLQEENLNCIDVLSEKQNSEIGLEKKLKRELKELNSYDSSVHLSKVSKIEETPYVSNENLLNYNYDSADPLVKNEPESDNTYWLDSETDYKSEKDTYITKSQDMLGKDNAQDENDMYKSCLKYICKLCGARYLSHLKYEFHMERHKLDKIDKYECTLCDKETSTENLLWDHYFHTHKSLQRYICVECGKLFTKRSRLNGHQKNYKHSGVKQIQVGTSEDTISDDIIQKAIATTKQEKVSINCNLCGKLISDLDPDAINDLVTCATCEDSTLSLMIDGNETKVISPRQYHCSKCPKHFVRKERLEFHEMRHNENMNEFICSTCGKDFRAENSLYEHYLFVHKGARPHICELCGKSFQLKARLKEHHRIHTGERPYQCDICGQRCRTTNALKLHRKIHFSYNRYTCNICNKSFSKKQNMNEHLEKHWKNDKSVTLPQLFTCPICVEDFPTYRMLKYHMIEVHEINNQDPILTKQKPWYECGECHEKFKHQMSLKAHKERVHEGRVDPIYQCDICNATYRVKQLLVNHIKSKHNGERRYKCAQCXKGFNDTKSLYNHVLLHTGKKPFVCEYCNMSFRRKDSRDHHRRKHTGEQPYQCPDCGESFSTYNNRSKHRKREHGEGDPECPECGEKCSNQQEIRIHLNKHLGEKLKKLQNIKSEEI